The following proteins come from a genomic window of Sesamum indicum cultivar Zhongzhi No. 13 linkage group LG10, S_indicum_v1.0, whole genome shotgun sequence:
- the LOC105171994 gene encoding non-specific lipid-transfer protein 2-like, producing MAGTIKPMFVVLIAVVSIMSVVPEGEAAIGCGTVVSYLNPCLPYVTGTGALGGCCKGINDLYAAAQTTADRQSVCGCLKDLAASTSGVNLGKAAGLPSQCGLNIPYKISPSTDCSKVQ from the exons ATGGCTGGAACCATCAAGCCAATGTTTGTCGTCCTCATCGCGGTCGTGTCGATCATGTCGGTCGTTCCAGAGGGTGAGGCTGCGATAGGTTGCGGCACTGTAGTTTCATATCTGAATCCATGCCTTCCATACGTGACCGGAACTGGTGCGTTGGGTGGATGCTGTAAAGGGATTAATGATCTCTATGCGGCGGCCCAAACCACAGCCGACCGACAGAGCGTGTGCGGCTGCCTGAAAGATCTTGCTGCCTCGACCTCTGGCGTTAACCTCGGCAAAGCTGCTGGACTCCCCAGCCAGTGTGGTCTTAACATCCCCTACAAGATCAGTCCTTCAACTGATTGCTCAAA GGTACAGTGA
- the LOC105171992 gene encoding non-specific lipid-transfer protein 2-like, translating to MAGVNKSMCIVLIAAVLVLVVAVAPRTEAAISCSTVVSYLNQCLPYVSNKGPLGSCCSGVKGLYGAAQTTEDRQSVCNCLESLAGSYTDVDMNKVAGLPGQCDVDIPYKISPSTNCTKVN from the exons ATGGCTGGAGTTAACAAGTCAATGTGCATTGTCCTCATCGCTGCCGTCTTGGTCTTGGTCGTGGCCGTTGCCCCTCGCACTGAGGCAGCAATAAGCTGCAGCACGGTGGTTTCATACTTGAATCAATGCCTGCCATATGTGTCCAACAAAGGCCCTCTAGGCAGTTGTTGCAGTGGAGTTAAGGGTCTCTATGGCGCAGCACAGACTACAGAAGATCGTCAAAGTGTGTGCAACTGCTTGGAATCGCTTGCTGGCTCATACACTGATGTCGACATGAACAAGGTCGCTGGACTCCCTGGACAATGTGACGTCGACATTCCCTACAAGATTAGCCCTTCCACTAACTGCACAAA GGTCAACTGA
- the LOC105171993 gene encoding non-specific lipid-transfer protein 1-like, which produces MAGTIKSMLVVLIAVVSIMSVVPEGEAAIGCGTVVSKLSPCIPYVTGKGALGGCCKGIKGLYDLAKSTGDRQSVCNCLKFLAASTSGVNLGKAAALPGQCGVSIPYKISPSTDCSKVK; this is translated from the exons ATGGCTGGAACCATCAAGTCAATGCTTGTGGTCCTCATCGCGGTTGTGTCGATCATGTCAGTTGTTCCAGAGGGTGAGGCCGCGATAGGATGCGGCACTGTAGTTTCGAAACTGAGTCCATGCATTCCATACGTGACGGGAAAAGGTGCGTTGGGTGGATGCTGTAAAGGGATTAAGGGTCTCTATGATTTGGCCAAAAGCACAGGGGATCGACAGAGCGTATGCAATTGCCTGAAATTTCTTGCTGCCTCGACCTCTGGCGTTAACCTGGGCAAAGCGGCTGCACTCCCCGGCCAGTGTGGTGTTAGCATCCCCTATAAGATCAGTCCTTCCACTGATTGCTCAAA GGTGAAGTGA